In the genome of Luteitalea pratensis, the window TGGCCCGCGTCACCGTGAACGACGTCCCGTCCGGTCCGGCGGCGAGCTCACGCGCCTGCCAATGCGCACCATCCGACAAGCCGAATGTCTCGACGACGCCGAAGGCCGCACCGACCAATGAGGCCGCCCCCGCGTCGTCGATGCCGATGAAGACGCGGCCGGTGGAGGGTACGAGCCTCAGAAGGCGCGTGAACGCGGTCAGGATCGCTGTGACATCGGGGTAGATGTCGGCGTGATCGAACTCGACATTGTTGACGATGACGGTGTGAGGCACGTACTTCAGGAACTTCGCCGTCTTGTCGAAGAACGCGCTGTCGTACTCGTCACCCTCGATCACGAAGTCGCGCCCCGCGCCGAGGCGATAGCTCGCGTCGAAGTTGCCGGCGATGCCGCCAACCAGGAGTGACGGGTCGAGATCGGCGTACGTGAGCACCCACGCCACCATGCTCGTGGTCGTGGTCTTGCCGTGCGTGCCCGAGACGACGATCGGGTCGCGATCCCACAGGAATTCGTCGCGAATCCGTTCCGGCAGCGAGCAGTAGCGCTGGCGTCGTTCCAATACGGTCTCGAGCTCGACGTTGCCTCGCGAGATGGCATTGCCCACTACCACCATGTCGGCTCCGGCATCCACGTGCGCTGCGTCGTAGCCTTCGAACACCTCGATGCGCTCGGCCCGCAGGAAGTCGCTCATCGGCGGATACACGCCGGCATCCGAACCGGTGACGTGGTGGCCCCGCCGTTGCAACATGGCGGCAAGGGTGGCCATCGCCGTGCCGGCGACGCCAATCAGGTGAATGTGCACGTTGCAGTCCTCGTCAGGCCACGGCCGGCTCGTCTATCGAGAGCGAGACATCGGTTCCGGCATGCAGCGTGACCTGCACGCCGATCGGCAGCGTGATCATCACGCCGGCGGTGTGCCCACTCGGCACGCCTGCCACAATCGGTCCATCGAAACCGGCCAGCGCATGACGCACCGCGTCGAGGGCCGTGACGCTCCCGTCCGGTTCGTCGCAGCCAGGCAACTCGTTCAGCACCACGCCGGAGACGCCGTCGAACACGCCGGCGGCGCGCAACTGCCACAGCAGTCGATCAAGACGGTAGGGACGCTCGTTCACCTCGTCGACGAACAGGATCGTCGGCTCGGCGGCCACGAACGCCCACGGTGTGCCCAACAGGGCCGCGATCTGCGTCAACGTGCCCCCTCGCAAGACACCACGCGCCGCGCCCGGTTGCAGGGTGCGCGCTCGTGGCGCCGCGATCTTCCCGAACGGTACGGGCTCGCCGACGATGCGCAGGAATGAGTCGGGATCGAAGGCACTGGCGCCGCGCGCGAGGCGTCCCTCCGCCATCGGGCCGTGCACGCTGACCAGGCCCGCCCGTCCCGCGAATGCGTCGAGCAGTGCAGTGATGTCGCTGTACCCGATCAGCAGCGTGCGGGCGGCACGGACCTCGGCCCAGTCGAGAAATGGCAGCAGCTGTGCCGACCCGTAGCCGCCACGCGTAGCGATCACGGCGGCAATGCCGGGATCGACAAGGGCATCACGCAGTTGCGCCGCTCGTGACATCGGCGCCCCGGCCACGTACGCGGGGCCGGGGCCGGCATTGACCTGGGCGATGACGACAGGCTCGAATCCAAGAGTCCGCAATTGGTCGGCACCGGCCGCGACGTCCTCGGAACGACATGGGCTCGCGAGTGTCATGAGGGCGACGCGGTCTCCTGGGCGTAACGCACGCGGCCGGACGAACGGGCGGACCGCCGTCACGCGAATTGCCGCATCTGCTCGGCGACGAGCGCATGCTCGGCCGAGCCGATGACGTCCCTGAGCGTGGGCGCCGCGGGCGCGCGGCGTCGCGCGTCCTCCGAGAGGTAGCGAGCCTTCAGCTCGGCATGGCGCGCCAACGCTTCGTCGACCCTCGTGGCCGGCAGCGTCTCGTCCTCGATGGCGCGGACGAGGCCTTCGAGCGCGGCATGGACGCGATCGAGATCACCGCCGCATTGAAGCACGCCGTCACAGCCCGCCGCGATGGCCCGAGCCGCAGCCGCGCCGGGCTCGAAGCGGAGCGAGATCGCCTTCATGTCCATGTCGTCGGTCAGGACCAGCCCGCCGAACCCGAGTTGTCCGCGCAGGCGGCCCGTGATCACCTCCGGGGAGAGCGTCGCCGCCGAGTGCTCGTCGAGGCTGGGCACCAGCAGGTGGCCGGACATCACGGCATCGATGCCGGCGTCGATGGCGGCACGGAACGGGACCCATTCCACGTGCTCCAGTCGATCGGGCGAGAGGTCAACCACCGGGAGGTCCTCGTGTGAATCGACCGATGCGTCACCGTGCCCCGGGAAATGCTTGGCGCATGCCGGCAGCCCTTCCTGCTGCAGGGCCCGCACCAGCGCCACGCCGTGGCGCGCGACGACGGCCGGATCGCTCGACAGCGACCGATCACCGATGGCCGGGTTGTCCTTGCGCGTCAACACGTCGAGGACCGGCGCGAAGTCGAACGTGATGCCCATCGCGCGCAGCTCTCGTGCCAGCGCACGAGCAAAGCGCCGTGTGAGATCGAGGTCATCGGCGCGACCGAGCACGGCGGCGGCCGGCCAGATCGTCAGCGGCGCCTTGACCCGCTGGACGCGGCCACCCTCTTGGTCGATGGCGACCCACACGGGGGCCGATCGCGAGAGTTCCGCCGCCTCGCGCGCGAGTTCGGCCACCTGCGCCGGTTCGGCCACGTTGCGGGCAAACAGCACGACGCCGCCGAGGTCGAAGTCGCGGGCAAGCGAACGGAGCTCCACCGGGATCGAGTGCCCGCGGAATCCGGCCAGCATCAGTTGCCCCACGTGTCGTCGTCTGTCGCGCTGCATCATCGATGGGGCCTCGGGGCGGCGGAAGCTCGACGACCGTGCCGCCGGACCGCCCCGCGCTGGGCCGAGGGTCATTATAATGACCACGATCCTGCGTGCCTCCGGGCGCGAGCCTACCCGGACCTCCCGTGGAAAACGTCGCCATCGCCCGCGTCCTCGCCGAGATCGGCGACCTGCTCGAGATTCGCGGGGACAACCCGTTCAAGGTCCGCGCATACCGCAATGCCTCGCAGGTCGTCCGCGACTGTGGCGAGCGGGTCGCGTCGCTCTCCGCTGCCGACCTGCGCGGCCTGCCCGGAATCGGCAAGGACATCGCGACGCGCGTGACCGAGCTGATCGAGACGGGGGGATCCACGTTCCATCGCGAGCTGGCCGCCGAGTTCCCGGCCGGGCTGCTCGACGTCCTGCGCCTGCAGGGCGTGGGGCCGAAGACGACGGCGCTCCTCTACAAGGAGCTCCGGATCGGCTCGGTGGACGAGCTCAAACTGGCGTTGGACTCCGGGAGCGTTCGCGGCGTCAAGGGGATGGGGCCGGGCAAGGAAGCGGCGCTGCGCAAGGCGATCGAGGATCACCAGGCGTTTGCCGGACGGTATCTCGCGTCCGAGGTGTGGCAGCAGGCGCACGCGTTGATCACGCATCTGAGGACCGTCTGTCCGGACGCCACCTTCGATCTCGTCGGCAGCCTCCGGCGCGGCGCCGAGACGTGCGGTGATCTCGACGTGCTGGCAACTGGTGCCGGTCCCGAGGTGATGGAACACTTCGTGGCGTTCGGGCGCGTAGAGCGTGTCCTCGGGCAGGGGCCGACCAAGAGCAGCGTCCGCCTCGGCAAGGGCTTGCAAGCCGATCTGCGGCTCGTGCCGCCAGCCTCGCGCGGCGCCGCGCTGCAATACTTCACCGGCAGCAAGGCTCACAACATCGAGCTTCGTGATCGCGCGGTACGACTGGGACTGAAGCTGAACGAGTACGGCCTGTTCCGCCTCGAGGACGACATCCGGATCGCCGGCGACAGCGAGGCGAACATCTACGAGGCGCTCGGCTTGCCGTGGATTGCACCGGAACTGCGCGAGCAGCGGGGCGAGTTCGAGGCCGCGCGGGATGGACGCCTGCCCGCTCTGGTCGAGCGCGACGACCTGCGTGGCGATCTGCATTGCCACACCACCGCCACCGATGGCAAGGATACGATCCGCGCCATGGCGCTCGCCGCGCGAGACGCCGGCTTGTCGTATCTCGCGATCACCGATCACAGCCAGGCACTGGCGATGGCCAACGGCCTCGACGAAGATCGGGCGCTCGCCCACGCGGCGCGGGTGCGCGCGATTGGCGACGAGATCGACGGCATCACGCTGCTGGCGGGCATCGAGTGCGACATCCGTGCCGACGGCACCATGGACCTGGCCGACGACTGTCTCGCGCAACTCGACGTGGTGATCGCCTCGGTGCACTCGGCCTTGTCGCAGGAACCCGAGCGCATGACCGAGCGGGTGTTGCGGGCACTGGAATGCCCGTACGTGGACGTCCTGGGGCACCCCACGGGACGCATGCTGCTGCGCCGCGAGGCATCCGGCCTCGACGTCGAAGCCGTGATTGCGCAGGCGGCACGCCTCGGCGTCGCCCTCGAGATCAACGGCCAGCCGCATCGGCGCGACCTGCACGACGGACACGCACGGCTCGCCCGCGATCGTGGCGTGAAGATCGTCCTTTCGAGCGACGCGCATGCGGTGGCCGGCTTCGAGCACCTGCACTGGGCCACGTTCACCGCCCGGCGCGCCTGGCTCACGCCGCAGGACGTGCTGACCTGCCTGCCACTCGTGGCGCTGCGCTCCGCGCTGCGCCGCCACCGGAGCCACGCATGACCGTGCTCGAGCAACTGCGGACCCTCTACTTCAACGCGACACGCTCGACCATCGGCGACGACTTCGGCAACGCCATCGATCTGTTCAAGCAACTCACGAGCGAAGAGGATCGCGAGAAGGCCGCGGTGTTCATGGAAGGCATCGCCGAGATGCGGCGGGAGTGGGGCGCTGGCTCGCTGGAGCGCGGCAAGAGCGCACGCAAGCCACCGGCCGGAGCAACGCGCGGCGCACGATCGAAGCAGCGCTGACGGCTCAGGACTTGCGCGACTGCAGCACGTTCAACTGCTTGCGTGCCGCCAGCCGCACGCTCTCGGGCACGTTGCGATCGACCGACAGTCCCTTCACGTCGCGTTCGACGAGGCGCATCATCAGCGGCAGCGACACCGCGGGAGGCGTCCTCGGGTTCTTCACGAGCGCCGCAATCACGCCGTACTTCTTCGTCCAGGCACGGCTCGTACCGATGATGCGCAGCACTTCCTCGGACACGTTCTGCATCCGCGCGAAGTTCTCGACTTCCGTGTCCGTGAGCTTGGGGCTCGCGAGGACCGCGGTGGACACGATGCGATTCGGGTCGCGCACGAGGATCGACCGTTGCTCGCGGCGTCCGAGCGTCGCAATCTTGATCTTGTCGGGCACGGGCAGCGCTGTGAGCAGCTGATGCACCGCCTCGTCCTCGTCGGCCGCCACCGCGGCGATCGCCTCGATCACCGCCGGGTCGGCGTCGAGCGGCGCATCGGGATCGTCGGAGGCAAGTGGACCATCGCGAGGTGCAAGGCGTCGCTCGGCAGGCGCGTCCGGGTCGTCGACCGCAATCTCCTCGACCGTGGCCACGTAGGGCGCGTACCACGAACGGAGTTCCCCGGGGACGTCGTCACGCTCGATGAACCGTCGCAACGCGCTGGTGGGGATGGCTGCAATCGTCGCGTTGGCGCACGAGGCCACTTCGACGTCGGCATCGGTCGTCAACAGCGCCAGCAGCGCGAGGCGGTCTTGCCCTTCCGCCATCACGAGACCGCGCGCCGCGAGGAGGCGAACGTCGCGAGGAACGTCGGACGACAGGAACAGCCCGACGACAGGAGAGCCGACGCCCAGGTACACGGGTCAGGGAGCCTGGAACTGCGGGACCGTCGCCGGCTGGATGGTCGCGCGGGCGACCTGCCCCGCGCGGCCGAGCGACTTGCCTGGACGACCGTTCAACTCGTAGGCGAAGTTGCCCGCATCGCCGACCACGACCTGCAACCGCTCTGCGGCGTCCACGGTGATGCGCTCACCGGCCGAGACCTCGCGCGCGACGCGCATCTGGCCGTCGGCAGTGACCTGTACCCAGCAGCGCCCCGACGGGGCTACGACGAGGCGCAGCGGTGACCTGGGAGATTCGGGAACCGATTCCTGCGTCGATGCCGCGGCAGGGGCCGGTGGGCTGGTGTTCTCAGTCGGGGTACGGGCGCCGGTGGTGGTGGCGGTGGAAGCGCCGGGCGAGGCCGAGGCGGCAGGAGCGGTTGAATCAGTTGCGGCGGGTGCGGGTGCACTCGTGGCATCCGGCGCCGAGGCCTGCTGCGACGGTGCGGACACCCTGTCCAGTCCAAGCCACCCAGGCTTGAGCAGATAGACGAACATGAGCGCCACGATCATGACGACGAGTCCGGCGAGGACGAACGTGGCGAGGGTCGGGCCGTCCCCCTGCGTTCGCGCCGGTGCCTGGTCGATGTCGTCGTCGCGCTGCGTCGGTTCGTCGGAGAGGAATTGCTCCACGGCGGCGTCCGGGTCGAGGCCCACCTGCGACGCGTACGACCGGATGAAGCCGCGGGTGAAGATGCCCCCGGGCAACTTGTCGAACTGATTCTTCTCGATCGCGTCGAGGAAGCGCACCGAGATGTTGGTCTTCTCTGCAATCGCATGCAGCGAGACCTTCTGGCGCTCCCGTGCTTCGCGCAAACGTTCGCCAACGGTCACTCTGCCCGCTCCCGATCTCGAAACACCGCGTGAACTTCGCGGACGACGGCGGCCAGCGCCGACGGCCCCTGCTGCCAGGCCTGTACGAACAAGCCTATGCCCGCGATGCCGCAGGCGCCGGCGTCACGCACCGCGGCGCAACGATCGACGCCGATGCCGCCGATGGCGACGACCGGTGCCATGCCTGGCCGGTCGGCCCAGGCGGTCAGCGCCGGCAACCCGGCGACCTGGGTATCGGCCGCTTTGGAGCCTGACGCAAAGACCGTCCCGAACATCACCATGTCCGCACCTGCCGCGTCCGCGTCGTCGTCACCGGGATGCACCGACCGGCCGATCAGCAGGCGCTCCGGCCAGGCCGAGCGTACCCGCCGTACCGGCATCCCCGTGCCCCGCAGGTGAACGCCGTGCGCAGCCGCCGCCACCGCGACATGTGCGCGTTCGTTGACCAACACCCGACACGCACTGCCTCGCACGGCGCTGACTGCCGCCCGCGTCACGCGCAGCACTCGGGCATCGGGCCAGTCCCGCTCACGTACCTGCACGGCATCCACTCCCGCCGTGGCCATGGCCGCCACGAAAGCGACCAGCGCGTCATCCTCGCCGCCGTCACCGCGCGCCGCCAGATGCCGACGATCGGTGATGGCGACGCTACGCGGCGGCCACATGCTACGCGCCCGGCGCCTGTGGTGCCACCGCGCGCCGCGACAGCATGTTGCCAATCTCCATCACCGCCGCGACGACGCTGACGATGCCGACGCCAGAGACCGCGCCACGCACGAACGGGTGCGTCAACCACGTCGCGAGCAGCGGTTGGAGCGCCGCGAAGTAGTTGCGATCCCAGAACTGCGTCCAGGGCGCCAGGATCAGCAGCAGCCCCGCCTCGAGCAGGTAAAGGGCGAGCAACACGCGACTGAACAGGGAAACGACTAGCCTCCGGCATCGACGCGCAGCAGCCGATCGAGCCGTGCGCGCGCATCACGATAGTCCTCGACCTGCGACAGCAGGTCCAGCAGCACGCCCAGGGCGCGATCGGACTCGCCGAGCGCCTCGAGCGACTCAGCCAGATCGTACAGCACCGCGCGCTTGACCGCAGCATCGGGGACGGGCGCCATCGCCGCCTGCTCGTACCACCCGACCGCATCGAGCATCTGGCTGCGAGACTTGTGCAGCTCGGCCAGGGCCAGCGTCGCGGCGAACCGCGACCGCGGCTCCAGCGACGCGCGCTCGAAGGCACGAGCCGCTTCGGAGACGAGTCCGGCCGCCAGGAACACGCGGCCAGCCGCAAGTTGCTGCTCGGCGACCATGCGATCGTCGGTGTGGCGCTGCATGTCGGCGAAGACGGCCTCGAGCTCCGCGGTTCCCGAGGCAGGATCATCGTCCGGAGACGATGCCGGCGGGTACTGGTTCAGCGTCGGGCCCTCGGCTTGTGGGGCGGGCGCGGCCGCCTGGGCAACTTCGACACGGTCAATGACCGCCGCATCCTCGGCGGTGTCGACAGGCATCACATCCGCAGAGGGCTCTTCCCGCTGGCGGACACGCGGCTCGGGCAGCACCGGGTCCCACTGCTTCAGCTCTTCGAGCAACTGGGTGAGGTCGACTTCTTCCTCGACCGGCAGCATCTCGGTGAGATCGTGCCGCCACTCGCCCGGCTCGGGGCGGCCATCCCCTGGGGGTGGCATGTCCGGCTCCTCGACATTGGCTGGCGACGTCGGCCCTGCGTCCGCGTCGACAGCCGGGTCCTCTGCGTGAGGCTCCGCAGCGGACGGGAGGACCGCGGGTTCCTCCGGCAGGTCCAGCGATGGCTCGGCGTCGCGAGAACGGTCACTCGCGCCTTGCACTGCCGGCGACGCCGCGAACAACCCGGTGCGCGCCGATGAATGGGCCCACCGGGCTGGCGTCGCGTCATCGTCGAAGAAGAAGTCGTCTGCCGGCGCGCGGCGCCGTGGCGCGTCGGCAGACGCGGGCACCGGCGATTCGCTGAGCCACGCCGCCGGCATCGAGAAAGACGGCTGCAGTGGAGCGTCATCGGCGTACAGCGGCTGCGCGCGCAGGTCACCGATGCGCAGCGGGGATGCGTCGGCAACCAGTGACGTGTCCGGTGCGGCGGCAACTGGAAGCTCCCGCAACGGCTCGGGCGTAGAGGTGCGCTCGACGACTTCGGGCACATCAGAGACTGTCGCCTGGACTGGAGCCGGTTCCGGCCCAGGTTCCGGCTCGCCCTCAGGCTCGGACTCGGGCTCGGGCTCGGACTCGCGCTCGGACTCGGGCTCGGACTCAGGCTCGGACTCAGGCTCGGACTCGGACTCGGACTCGGGCCCGGGCTCGGACTCGCGCTCAGCCTCCGGCTCGGGCTCGGGCTCAGCCTCCCGCTCGGACTCGGGCTCAGGCTCGGACTCGGACTCGGGCTCAGGCTCGGACTCGGACTCGGCGGCTGCGGACTCCACGGGCGCCGGGACTACGAGCGGCGCATCGACCGGCACGGCGCTGACGTCGGGATCCGGCACGGTGCTCGCGACATCAGCAACCGACGCATCCATGGGCGAGGAGGCGGTGATCGGCGCCGGGAACTGCTCCAGGTCGCGGCCGAGCAGATCGGACCAGTCAAACAGTGCCTCTGTATCGGACGTGGCAGGCCACGCTGCCGCGGCGGCCACGACCGGTTGCGGCACGTACGGTGCCGCCGTCGACGCGCCCAGGAGGTGATGGACGGCGTCGATGTCCGGCGCCTCGAACGGCTCGTCCGCCGCGGGCGGCGCGTCGGCGACGACGGGCCACGCAATCGCCGGCGCCGCGACCTCCGGAAGACTCTTGTCGTCGCCCTGCTCCGCTCTGTCACTCGGTGGCGTCAGCAGGTCCACGAGCACTCGGTGCGGATCGTCGACACCCTCGCGATCAAGGATGTCGAGCAGCAGTGCGCGCGAGGGCTCTGCCCCGGCATCGCGCACAAACACGTCCTCGGCCACCGCACGCGCTTCGGCCAGCCGATGCTCGGACCGATATGCGCCCGCGAGCGCTCGCTGGGCACGCGACAGCCCGGGCAGGCCGGCATCGACGCAGATCTCCACCCACTGCAGGTACAGCGCGGTCGTGAGCAGGCCGCGTGCCTCCGCCTGTTCGAGCGCGGCAACGGCGTACCCGGGCTGCCCCGCGACCACCCAGGCGCCGACCGCCGCGGCGAGTGCCGCACGGGCGGCGCCGGGCCGCCGGGCCGACAGCGCGTCGACCGGTCCGAACACGTGTGCCGGCAGTCCCCCGGCATGGACGCGATCCGCGATCAGGCGCTCGACATCGGCAGACCGGCCGCGCTGGTGTGCGAGATCCACGAGCGCGACCAACGCCGGATCCTCGGACGCGTCGAGCGTGACCGCGAGGCGCGAGGCCACGTCGAGGTCACCGCGATTGGTCGCGGCGTGCACGAGCCTGAGGCGCACCGCCACGTCGGCGGGGTCGGCCGCCAGCACCGCCTGCCAGGCCGCGTCAGCGTCACGATCGCCGCGGGCGTCGGCGTCTTCGGCCTCGCGGCGCAAGCGCGCCAGGCGTTCCGCGACGGACTCGGGAGCAGGGGCCACGGGTGCGTGAACCGTCACGCCTTCGGTCGCCGACGCTCCGGTGAGACGCGGCGGAAGTGACGGCAAGGGTGGCGGAACGATGGGCGGCACGATGGGCGCAGCAGCAGGCGCCTGCACCGGCGCATACGCCCGAGGGGTGGCAAGCGCCGCCGTCGGCACGACGGGCATGCCGTCGAGGCTCGCCAGTCGCTCACGGGCAGCAGCCGCGCCCGCGGCATCGCCTCGGCGCTGGCGAATCTCCGCCACGCGCTGGAACGCGAGGCGCGCGTCGGCCCGGAGCTTCAGTTGGAGCGAAACCTCACCGAGTTGCCACAGCGCGTGCTCGTCGGCCGACTCGAGCTTGAGCACCTTCTTGTACAGGGCGGCGGCTTTCGAGTGAAAGCCCTCGACGAAGAGGTGATCGGCCCAGCGCGCAAACTGCCGCGCGGCGCTCTCGCGCTGGCCGGCGCGCTCGAGCAGGTCGGCAAACTGCTTGACCAGTCCCCAGTCGACGGGCGCAAGGTGCGCGAGCTCCTGGTACTG includes:
- the polX gene encoding DNA polymerase/3'-5' exonuclease PolX; translation: MENVAIARVLAEIGDLLEIRGDNPFKVRAYRNASQVVRDCGERVASLSAADLRGLPGIGKDIATRVTELIETGGSTFHRELAAEFPAGLLDVLRLQGVGPKTTALLYKELRIGSVDELKLALDSGSVRGVKGMGPGKEAALRKAIEDHQAFAGRYLASEVWQQAHALITHLRTVCPDATFDLVGSLRRGAETCGDLDVLATGAGPEVMEHFVAFGRVERVLGQGPTKSSVRLGKGLQADLRLVPPASRGAALQYFTGSKAHNIELRDRAVRLGLKLNEYGLFRLEDDIRIAGDSEANIYEALGLPWIAPELREQRGEFEAARDGRLPALVERDDLRGDLHCHTTATDGKDTIRAMALAARDAGLSYLAITDHSQALAMANGLDEDRALAHAARVRAIGDEIDGITLLAGIECDIRADGTMDLADDCLAQLDVVIASVHSALSQEPERMTERVLRALECPYVDVLGHPTGRMLLRREASGLDVEAVIAQAARLGVALEINGQPHRRDLHDGHARLARDRGVKIVLSSDAHAVAGFEHLHWATFTARRAWLTPQDVLTCLPLVALRSALRRHRSHA
- a CDS encoding S66 peptidase family protein, whose translation is MTLASPCRSEDVAAGADQLRTLGFEPVVIAQVNAGPGPAYVAGAPMSRAAQLRDALVDPGIAAVIATRGGYGSAQLLPFLDWAEVRAARTLLIGYSDITALLDAFAGRAGLVSVHGPMAEGRLARGASAFDPDSFLRIVGEPVPFGKIAAPRARTLQPGAARGVLRGGTLTQIAALLGTPWAFVAAEPTILFVDEVNERPYRLDRLLWQLRAAGVFDGVSGVVLNELPGCDEPDGSVTALDAVRHALAGFDGPIVAGVPSGHTAGVMITLPIGVQVTLHAGTDVSLSIDEPAVA
- a CDS encoding helix-turn-helix domain-containing protein, which produces MTVGERLREARERQKVSLHAIAEKTNISVRFLDAIEKNQFDKLPGGIFTRGFIRSYASQVGLDPDAAVEQFLSDEPTQRDDDIDQAPARTQGDGPTLATFVLAGLVVMIVALMFVYLLKPGWLGLDRVSAPSQQASAPDATSAPAPAATDSTAPAASASPGASTATTTGARTPTENTSPPAPAAASTQESVPESPRSPLRLVVAPSGRCWVQVTADGQMRVAREVSAGERITVDAAERLQVVVGDAGNFAYELNGRPGKSLGRAGQVARATIQPATVPQFQAP
- the nagZ gene encoding beta-N-acetylhexosaminidase, with product MMQRDRRRHVGQLMLAGFRGHSIPVELRSLARDFDLGGVVLFARNVAEPAQVAELAREAAELSRSAPVWVAIDQEGGRVQRVKAPLTIWPAAAVLGRADDLDLTRRFARALARELRAMGITFDFAPVLDVLTRKDNPAIGDRSLSSDPAVVARHGVALVRALQQEGLPACAKHFPGHGDASVDSHEDLPVVDLSPDRLEHVEWVPFRAAIDAGIDAVMSGHLLVPSLDEHSAATLSPEVITGRLRGQLGFGGLVLTDDMDMKAISLRFEPGAAAARAIAAGCDGVLQCGGDLDRVHAALEGLVRAIEDETLPATRVDEALARHAELKARYLSEDARRRAPAAPTLRDVIGSAEHALVAEQMRQFA
- a CDS encoding thiamine phosphate synthase translates to MWPPRSVAITDRRHLAARGDGGEDDALVAFVAAMATAGVDAVQVRERDWPDARVLRVTRAAVSAVRGSACRVLVNERAHVAVAAAAHGVHLRGTGMPVRRVRSAWPERLLIGRSVHPGDDDADAAGADMVMFGTVFASGSKAADTQVAGLPALTAWADRPGMAPVVAIGGIGVDRCAAVRDAGACGIAGIGLFVQAWQQGPSALAAVVREVHAVFRDRERAE
- the mpl gene encoding UDP-N-acetylmuramate:L-alanyl-gamma-D-glutamyl-meso-diaminopimelate ligase; the protein is MHIHLIGVAGTAMATLAAMLQRRGHHVTGSDAGVYPPMSDFLRAERIEVFEGYDAAHVDAGADMVVVGNAISRGNVELETVLERRQRYCSLPERIRDEFLWDRDPIVVSGTHGKTTTTSMVAWVLTYADLDPSLLVGGIAGNFDASYRLGAGRDFVIEGDEYDSAFFDKTAKFLKYVPHTVIVNNVEFDHADIYPDVTAILTAFTRLLRLVPSTGRVFIGIDDAGAASLVGAAFGVVETFGLSDGAHWQARELAAGPDGTSFTVTRASEVLGHARVPMTGLHNVRNALAAIAVAASRGVPFDVIAAALAGFAGVKRRMELRGVAGGVSIYDDFAHHPTAITETLRGVRRAHPDARVWAIFEPRSASSCLRVFQAAFTDAFGDADEVILASVFRTNLADDRRLSVPDLVHDLSARGQHARHIDGTAAIVEAVAREARPGDLVIVMSNGGFDDIHNRLLDALRAGTAG